In Nitrospira sp., a single window of DNA contains:
- a CDS encoding Lrp/AsnC ligand binding domain-containing protein: MATRAYILIKVKAGRTKDVVGALKRIPGVEQAHSCFGRPDIFVFISVQDERALSDVVITKIHAIDGIEETDTHIVAES; encoded by the coding sequence ATGGCGACGAGAGCGTACATTCTTATCAAGGTCAAAGCGGGACGAACAAAGGATGTGGTCGGTGCACTGAAGCGCATCCCAGGTGTTGAACAGGCTCACTCCTGCTTCGGCCGTCCGGATATTTTCGTCTTTATCAGCGTCCAGGACGAGCGCGCACTCTCCGACGTGGTGATTACCAAAATCCATGCGATCGACGGCATCGAAGAAACGGATACCCACATCGTCGCAGAATCGTAG
- a CDS encoding Gfo/Idh/MocA family oxidoreductase, protein MALTIVRRIMNRDRIRVGLIGVGRHGARYAQHLVHDLPMASLQAVCRRHPEQGFQLPGADSVTVYGEAHALIADPSVDAIVVVTPPLYSPEICRLAVQARKPLLVEKPLATTVTDARTMVALAHDAGLPFMTAQTLRFDRTIQHMKRFQSSLGRSLELDAVFQIEIRKTAPDHVAGYGKRGALLEIGVHMLDLARFLTGEEVQAVRCTMDHIPPIAPERMASVHLTMTGGTICRMEITRVVSERAGRAIWVGSQGRVEADWMRRRICTETSSGETTADIDIPPSLTVLDTLSAFLQAVYDGTPMPITGEDGCRAVEIAEACYQSAQLGGAPVIVDRWSPFERTQGRKPAEV, encoded by the coding sequence GTGGCTCTAACGATAGTCCGACGCATCATGAACAGAGACCGCATCAGAGTGGGGTTGATCGGGGTCGGCCGGCACGGAGCTCGATATGCCCAGCATCTTGTTCATGATCTGCCTATGGCTTCTCTCCAGGCTGTGTGTCGACGACATCCCGAACAGGGGTTTCAGCTCCCTGGTGCCGACTCGGTTACGGTGTACGGTGAGGCCCATGCGCTCATCGCTGATCCGTCGGTCGACGCGATCGTGGTTGTGACTCCCCCTCTGTACTCCCCGGAGATCTGCCGACTTGCTGTGCAAGCCCGCAAACCCTTGTTGGTTGAGAAGCCGCTGGCGACAACGGTCACCGATGCCCGGACAATGGTTGCGCTGGCCCACGATGCCGGGCTCCCGTTCATGACGGCCCAGACCCTTCGGTTCGACAGGACCATTCAGCACATGAAGCGCTTCCAATCCTCTCTCGGGCGCTCTCTGGAGCTTGACGCAGTCTTTCAGATCGAGATTCGGAAGACGGCTCCGGACCATGTGGCGGGCTATGGGAAGCGAGGGGCCTTACTGGAGATCGGTGTGCACATGCTTGATCTGGCTCGGTTCCTGACGGGTGAAGAGGTACAGGCCGTGCGCTGCACGATGGATCACATCCCACCGATTGCTCCGGAACGAATGGCCTCAGTTCATCTCACCATGACAGGGGGAACGATCTGTCGCATGGAGATCACCCGAGTTGTGAGTGAGCGTGCGGGACGAGCAATCTGGGTCGGTTCACAGGGGCGGGTAGAGGCCGACTGGATGCGTCGCCGAATCTGTACTGAAACGAGTTCCGGGGAAACGACAGCCGATATCGACATCCCTCCGTCCCTGACCGTCCTCGATACCCTCTCAGCATTCCTTCAAGCGGTTTATGACGGCACACCTATGCCGATTACGGGAGAAGACGGGTGCCGAGCTGTGGAAATCGCCGAAGCCTGTTACCAATCGGCCCAGCTCGGGGGCGCTCCCGTCATCGTCGACCGTTGGTCGCCCTTCGAGAGAACTCAGGGCCGTAAGCCTGCCGAAGTGTGA
- a CDS encoding dienelactone hydrolase family protein: MPTAPIAPFSVDQIGTGTARFPSGVPIPTHTDQMVDPYFKSKMPKEHQVDCLLFWPQQAGTYPGLVLLHDWWGLTSQMKDLGARLACEGYMVVIPNLYGRLGGMVTANDDVAAALLARQNDDQVITDINSCCEYLNTRTMAKKNIHGVVGYGMGGSYALRFACHRKRLRAAVSYYGKMVTPNEMMKDLFSPVLYHQAGNDTWATQDDVEQLRSTSAAYAKRVEIHCYPNASHAFCNETKPSAYDADSASLAWERTAGFLKSCFQGT; encoded by the coding sequence ATGCCTACAGCACCAATCGCTCCGTTTTCAGTCGATCAGATCGGAACGGGAACCGCCCGTTTCCCAAGCGGCGTACCGATCCCCACACATACCGATCAGATGGTGGACCCCTATTTCAAAAGCAAAATGCCGAAGGAGCACCAAGTCGATTGCCTGCTCTTTTGGCCGCAACAAGCCGGGACCTATCCAGGGCTTGTCCTGCTCCATGATTGGTGGGGACTGACGAGTCAGATGAAGGATCTTGGCGCACGCCTGGCCTGTGAAGGATACATGGTCGTTATTCCCAATCTCTACGGTCGATTGGGAGGGATGGTCACCGCCAACGACGACGTCGCCGCTGCCCTGCTGGCACGACAGAACGACGACCAGGTCATCACCGATATCAACTCGTGCTGCGAATATCTCAATACTCGCACCATGGCGAAGAAGAATATTCATGGGGTCGTCGGGTACGGAATGGGTGGATCGTATGCACTGCGGTTCGCCTGCCACCGAAAACGGTTGCGTGCGGCCGTTTCATACTACGGGAAAATGGTGACGCCCAACGAAATGATGAAAGACCTCTTTTCGCCGGTCCTCTATCATCAGGCGGGAAACGACACCTGGGCCACACAGGACGATGTCGAACAACTACGGAGTACTTCCGCAGCATACGCCAAGCGGGTCGAGATCCATTGCTACCCCAACGCCTCACATGCGTTCTGCAACGAGACGAAACCAAGTGCCTATGACGCCGACAGTGCGTCCCTCGCGTGGGAGCGTACGGCCGGCTTTCTGAAGTCGTGTTTCCAAGGAACATGA
- a CDS encoding DUF423 domain-containing protein — translation MGIDSSARWLVGIGCVSAGLGVAAGAFGAHMLKTILEPSMLAVYDTATRYQMYHAFGLILSGFGVHLGRDTGTAKAGWLFAAGTVLFCGSLYAVSLLGIRWLGAVTPVGGVLFIAGWGVLGWRAWRWGGC, via the coding sequence ATGGGGATTGACTCGTCAGCACGGTGGTTGGTGGGAATCGGTTGCGTCAGCGCAGGACTTGGCGTCGCGGCTGGGGCATTTGGTGCGCATATGCTCAAGACGATTTTGGAGCCGTCAATGTTGGCGGTCTACGATACCGCGACTCGCTATCAGATGTACCACGCGTTTGGTCTGATCTTGAGCGGGTTTGGAGTGCACCTCGGACGGGATACCGGCACGGCCAAAGCGGGGTGGCTGTTTGCAGCCGGGACCGTCTTGTTTTGCGGGAGCCTGTACGCAGTGTCGCTCTTGGGTATCCGATGGTTGGGCGCCGTGACGCCGGTCGGTGGCGTGCTCTTCATCGCAGGCTGGGGTGTTTTGGGGTGGCGTGCCTGGCGCTGGGGAGGATGTTGA
- a CDS encoding polymer-forming cytoskeletal protein: MWDKKREGDSDNGNFTVLGKDVTFKGIVHFHSTVQLDSSIEGEIHAKGMLVIGENATIRGTIVAETIVTRGKIHGNVTATSKIQLLKPAVVLGDVSAPSFSMEEGAFFKGSIDMGSHPVADELQQTPLVLTESPQRLSLSRPVLIESEREG; this comes from the coding sequence ATGTGGGACAAAAAACGAGAGGGCGATTCCGACAATGGGAATTTCACCGTCCTGGGAAAGGACGTCACGTTCAAGGGCATCGTCCACTTTCACAGCACGGTTCAGCTCGACAGCTCGATTGAGGGCGAGATCCATGCAAAAGGGATGTTGGTGATCGGTGAGAATGCCACGATCCGAGGAACCATCGTCGCGGAAACCATTGTGACCAGAGGAAAGATCCATGGCAACGTGACCGCGACGAGTAAGATCCAATTGCTCAAGCCCGCGGTCGTCCTCGGCGACGTCTCTGCTCCGTCGTTCTCGATGGAAGAGGGCGCTTTTTTTAAAGGATCGATCGACATGGGCTCACACCCGGTGGCCGATGAGCTCCAACAGACGCCCCTGGTCCTGACGGAATCACCGCAACGGCTGAGCCTTTCCCGTCCGGTATTGATCGAGAGCGAGCGAGAGGGCTGA
- a CDS encoding DUF3597 domain-containing protein — protein sequence MGLFGTIMEKLGFGAAAHAATAPPVAAPATAAPSAPTAAPAAPKPTAMSAVDVVGKLEGLAAKNSQKLNWKTSIVDLMKLLNLDSSLTARKELATELGCPADKMGDSAHMNMWLHKAVLQKLAANGGNIPKELLH from the coding sequence ATGGGACTTTTCGGCACGATTATGGAGAAACTTGGATTTGGTGCCGCGGCGCACGCGGCAACCGCACCTCCGGTTGCTGCACCAGCGACAGCCGCTCCGTCAGCTCCCACTGCCGCGCCGGCGGCTCCAAAGCCTACTGCGATGTCGGCGGTCGATGTCGTGGGAAAACTTGAAGGGCTTGCCGCGAAGAATTCGCAGAAGCTGAATTGGAAGACCTCGATCGTCGATTTGATGAAGCTCTTGAATTTGGACAGCAGTCTCACGGCGCGTAAAGAACTTGCGACCGAGCTCGGGTGCCCTGCGGACAAGATGGGTGATTCAGCCCACATGAATATGTGGCTTCATAAAGCGGTGTTGCAGAAATTGGCGGCGAACGGTGGGAATATTCCCAAGGAACTTTTGCATTAA
- a CDS encoding NAD(P)/FAD-dependent oxidoreductase, whose amino-acid sequence MARSVPLRSLRRVIKAALLTERQDGSAADALDVIEEQTSIMESRVISRRQFLAGAGATGATLAMGTMAGFPRQAGAKPLPSSLSVGIVGAGLAGLACADTLKAQGIRASLYEAAAHAGGRCSSLRGFFPGQVAERGGELIDNLHKTMLGYAQRFGLIVEDVNKEPGEVFYHFAGQRYPETAIVNEFRDFVSVMRTDLSRLSRAVTAISHTPDDVTLDRTNLLAYLEGQNGAGMKAGPLAKAAIIAAYEGEYGLTADEQSALNLLLFIHPDRRSEFTPFGISDERYHLVGGNDLIVEGLIGELPGQILYGNRLMRVRKISDGRIELTFQQGARTVTFSHDAAVLAIPFTTLRHVDLDSSLGVPPAQHATIQNLGYGSNAKTMVGFSSRPWLALGGNGTSYSDLAHLQTTWETNPALGSATRGVLTDYSSGPRATRLDPNAVQANTQQFLQDLNRLYPGAWGAAALVQGRYLAHLEHWPSNQLMKGSYTCYRPGQFTTMAGLEGVPVGNLLFAGEHANSFYEWQGFMEGAALSGITAAQSILTMAKAH is encoded by the coding sequence ATGGCTCGAAGTGTTCCGCTTCGTTCATTGCGTCGTGTCATAAAAGCCGCGTTATTGACCGAACGACAGGACGGTTCTGCAGCCGATGCCCTTGATGTCATCGAAGAGCAGACTTCAATCATGGAGTCTCGAGTGATCTCGCGCCGCCAATTTTTAGCCGGCGCCGGGGCCACCGGCGCCACACTCGCCATGGGTACGATGGCCGGCTTTCCACGGCAGGCTGGTGCCAAACCGTTGCCTTCCTCACTCTCAGTCGGAATCGTCGGGGCAGGACTCGCCGGATTGGCTTGCGCGGATACACTCAAAGCCCAGGGCATTCGAGCCTCTCTCTATGAAGCAGCGGCCCATGCGGGCGGCCGCTGTTCATCATTACGCGGATTTTTCCCCGGGCAAGTGGCGGAACGTGGCGGGGAGCTCATCGACAATTTGCATAAGACCATGCTGGGCTATGCGCAACGATTCGGTCTCATCGTAGAAGATGTGAACAAGGAGCCGGGAGAAGTGTTTTACCACTTTGCCGGACAACGGTACCCGGAAACCGCGATCGTGAATGAATTTCGTGATTTTGTATCCGTGATGCGGACCGATTTGAGCCGTCTGTCGCGGGCGGTCACGGCAATCTCCCATACGCCTGACGATGTGACTCTCGACCGAACGAATTTGCTCGCCTATCTGGAGGGCCAGAATGGCGCCGGAATGAAGGCAGGCCCCCTCGCAAAAGCCGCCATCATTGCAGCCTATGAGGGCGAGTATGGCCTCACGGCAGATGAACAAAGCGCTCTCAATCTTCTTCTGTTCATCCACCCTGACCGCCGTTCGGAGTTCACCCCGTTCGGCATCAGCGACGAACGCTATCATTTAGTAGGCGGCAATGACCTGATCGTTGAGGGATTGATCGGCGAACTGCCCGGGCAAATTCTGTATGGGAATAGGCTCATGCGAGTCCGCAAGATAAGCGACGGGCGCATCGAGCTCACCTTTCAACAAGGTGCTCGCACCGTCACGTTCTCTCATGATGCGGCCGTCCTGGCCATTCCATTTACGACTCTGCGCCACGTGGATTTGGACAGCAGCCTAGGCGTGCCTCCTGCACAGCACGCGACGATTCAAAATTTGGGATATGGCTCCAATGCAAAGACAATGGTTGGCTTTTCAAGTCGACCTTGGCTGGCATTGGGTGGAAACGGCACCTCCTACTCCGATCTAGCACATCTTCAGACGACGTGGGAGACAAATCCTGCTCTCGGATCGGCGACAAGAGGTGTTCTGACAGATTATTCGAGCGGGCCCCGCGCTACTCGCTTAGATCCTAATGCGGTCCAGGCAAATACTCAGCAGTTCTTACAAGATTTGAATCGGCTGTACCCTGGAGCCTGGGGGGCCGCCGCGCTGGTGCAAGGCCGGTATCTTGCCCATCTCGAACATTGGCCGTCGAATCAGCTGATGAAAGGCAGCTACACCTGCTACCGTCCTGGCCAATTTACTACGATGGCCGGACTGGAGGGTGTTCCTGTGGGAAACCTGTTGTTTGCCGGCGAACATGCGAACTCCTTCTATGAATGGCAGGGCTTCATGGAAGGAGCCGCTCTCTCCGGCATAACGGCAGCACAATCCATTCTGACAATGGCCAAAGCTCATTGA
- the pxpB gene encoding 5-oxoprolinase subunit PxpB: protein MRPAHPPARARRASKATLRILSLGDSALTIEFGNEINSRINSRVVAFATTLFDQHWHGIRDIVPTYRSVTVHFDPLQWDSATLAKRLKTLPRREPGPAEPQGVLHEIPVLYGGEWGPDLEEVAAFAGLQPAEAVALHASVPYRVYMLGFSPGFPYLGLLPERLAMPRRATPRTKVPAGSVGIADRQTGIYPTATPGGWQLIGRTPVAVYRKAKTDPFLLKPGDRVRFKPIAQDEFDQLSRETEHDNH, encoded by the coding sequence ATGCGTCCAGCACATCCTCCAGCACGTGCGCGTCGCGCTTCGAAAGCAACATTGCGCATTCTGTCGCTCGGCGACTCGGCTCTCACCATCGAATTCGGGAACGAGATCAATTCGAGAATCAATTCCCGAGTCGTGGCATTCGCAACGACCCTCTTCGACCAACATTGGCACGGTATCCGCGACATCGTCCCCACCTATCGATCAGTCACTGTTCACTTTGATCCGCTCCAATGGGATTCAGCCACATTGGCCAAGAGACTCAAGACCTTACCGCGACGAGAACCAGGCCCGGCTGAACCACAAGGCGTTCTCCATGAAATTCCCGTCTTGTACGGCGGTGAGTGGGGACCGGACTTAGAAGAGGTCGCCGCCTTCGCCGGGCTACAACCCGCTGAAGCCGTCGCATTGCATGCCTCGGTACCCTATCGTGTCTACATGCTAGGATTCAGCCCAGGCTTTCCCTATTTGGGACTCCTCCCTGAACGGTTGGCGATGCCTCGCCGAGCAACCCCACGGACAAAAGTCCCAGCTGGATCGGTCGGTATCGCTGATCGCCAGACCGGCATCTATCCGACTGCTACCCCAGGCGGCTGGCAGCTGATCGGTCGAACACCGGTCGCCGTTTATCGAAAGGCCAAGACCGATCCATTCTTGCTGAAGCCGGGCGACAGAGTCCGATTCAAACCGATTGCACAGGAC